The DNA segment TCGCAGTTGATGCAATCGTCAGTGATGATAAGGGACATGAAACACTCCTGCCGCGGGTCGCATCCGGGCATATGAAAGCCAATGCGGCGAATTGTGCCGCATTAGGCTCCAGGATGCACCTTGAGGTTTCTAGGGTTATTACCTGAAAGTGCTGCAGCAGGCTGTCGCTTTCAATTGCTCTTGAACCGCTCGGTCAGCGCATTGGCCACGGCCGGGTGGACGAACTTGGTGATATCGCCACCCAAAGCGGCGATTTCCCGGACCAGGGTCGAAGAGATGAACGAGTAACGCTCCGACGGAGTCAGGAACAGGCTTTCCACGTCCGGGGCCAGTTGTCGGTTCATGTTGGCCAGCTGGAATTCGTACTCGAAGTCTGACACCGCACGCAGGCCGCGCAGCAGAATATTGGCATTCTGCTCCTTGGCCAGTTGCGCCAGCAGGGTCGAGAAGCCGATGACTTCGACATTGGGCAGATGGGCGGTTACTTCCCTGGCCAGCTCAACCCGTTGCTCGAGCGGGAACAACGGGTTCTTCTTGGGGCTGGCCGCCACGGCAATGATCACATGATCGAACAGGCGCGAGGCGCGTTCGACCAGATCGCCGTGGCCCTTGGTAATCGGGTCGAAGGTGCCTGGATACAACACTCGGTTCATCGCGTCGTCCTGTCAGGAGTCCGTTGAGGGACTGGGATGGTATCGCAGCCGCGCCCATCGGGCCAAGCGGCAGCCTTGCGACATCAGTCGTAAAGGGCCGATTATCGGACATTGGCGCCGATCGGCCAACGTTGCGCTGTCAGCGAATAAACAGCCACTGGATCAGCCGCTGCAGGGTTTTGCCGTACGGCGGGTAAATGAGCCGTGTGGTGTTCAGGCGCGGCTTGATCAGCACGCTCTTGGCTTTGCTGAAGGTCAGAAAACCTTCGCGGCCATGGTAATGGCCCATCCCCGAAGGGCCGATGCCGCCGAACGGCAGGTCGTCCACCGCGACATGTTGCAAGGTGTCGTTGATGCACACCCCGCCTGAGTGGGTGCGCTCCAGCACCTGTCGCTGCTCGTGTTTGTCGTAGCCAAAGAAATACAGGGCCAGTGGCCGTGGGCGCTGGTTGATCCAGCCCAGCGCCTGTTCCAGGGTGTCGTAAGGCAATACCGGCAACAGCGGCCCGAAGATCTCTTCCTGCATTACCTGCATGCTGTCGTCGACATCCAGCAGCAGTGTCAACGGCATTTGGCCGTCCTGACCCTGCGGTTGCAGGACGATTGCCTGGGCGCCTTTGCCGATGGCGTCATCCACATAATGCTGCAGGCGACGGCGCTGGCGTTGATTGATGATGTGCGTGCTGTCGCGGTTGCGGGTCGGCTCCGGGTAGAAGCCTTGGACTGTGTGGCGCAAGGCTTCGACCAGGCCGTCGAGGCGTTCCCGGGGCACCAGCACGTAATCCGGGGCCACACAGGTTTGCCCGGCGTTGAGGGTCTTGCCGAAGGCCAGCCGTTGCGCGGCATCCGCTAGCGGCACGTCACGAGACACAATGGCCGGCGACTTGCCGCCCAGTTCCAGGGTCACCGGGGTCAGGTGCTCGGCAGCGGCCCGCATCACCTGCTTGCCTATGCCGGTTGCGCCGGTGAATAGCAAGTGGTCGAACGGCAGTCGGGAAAACGCCATGCCGACCTCGACTTCACCCAGCACCACGCACACCAGGTCTTGCGGGAAAATCTGCGCCAGCATCTGCTTGAGCAACTGACCGGTGGCGGGGGTCGACTCGCTGAGTTTGAGCATCACCCGGTTGCCGGCTGCCAGGGCTCCGGTCAGCGGGCCGATAGCCAGAAACAACGGGTAGTTCCACGGCACGATGATGCCAACCACCCCCAGCGGCTGGTACATGACCTTCGCCGATGCCGGCTGGAAGGCCAGCCCGACGTGGCGTCGCGAGGGTTTCATCCAGCCCTTCAGGCGCCGCCTTGCATCGCGGATGCCCATCAGGCTGGGCAGCAGTTCGGCCAGCAGGGTTTCATCGGCACTGCGATGGCCGAAATCCGTACTGATTGCCGTCACCAGTGCCTGGCGCTGCGCCTTGAGCTGCTGCGCCAACTCACGCAACCACGCCTGGCGCTGCGCAACTGATGGCATCGGGTTGGCCGCAAAGGCCTGGCGCTGGAGAGAAAAGGCGGCGTCCAGCCGTTGCTGCGTGTCGCTCATGGCAGATCCTTGGGGTATGAACCGGGGCCACTCTACAATGCCTGCCGATCAACTGCATAAGCGGCATGTCTACCAAAGGCCAGTCGACGGCGTGCCTGCTCACGGCCTATGCTCGACAAATAGATGTCGCCTGATTATTCGATTGTCTGTCTGCAGGAGTTCGTTTTATGCCTCTCGCGCAACTGATCAGCCCCCGGGAACTGGCCGCCAGGCTGGAGGAGCCAGGGCTGGTGATTCTCGATTGCCGTTTTGCTCTGGAAGATGCCGACTACGGGCAGCGCAGCTATGCCCAGGGCCATATCGAGCGCTCTTGGTTCGCCGATCTGGAGCGCGACCTCAGTGGCCCGGTGAGCAAGGGCAAGACCGGCCGTCATCCACTGCCCGAGCCCCGCGCACTGGTCGAGCGGTTGCGCAGTTGGGGCATCAACAACGACAGCACGGTGGTGCTTTACGATGACGGCCCCGGCGCTTTTGCCGCCAGAGCCTGGTGGCTGCTGGCCTGGCTGGGCAAGCGCGACGGCGTGTATTTGCTCGATGGTGGCCTCAAGACCTGGCATGCGGCAGGCCTGCCACTGAGCCTTGATCCGGCCGGTAACGAGCCAGGTCATTTCAATGGCGAACCGGACAATTCACTGGTGTTGAGCGCCGAACGCCTGCAAAAGCGTCTCGGGCGGCCAACCCTGAGCCTGATCGATGCACGTGCTGAACCGCGCTTTCGTGGTGAAGTCGAGCCGATTGATCCGGTGGCAGGGCACATCCCCGGCGCGCAATGCCTGGCGTTTACCGAGAACCTTGGCGCCGATGGCTGCTTTTTGCCGGCCGAAAAGCTGCGCGAGCGCTTTGCCGCCGCCCTGCAGGACCGCCCTCCCAGCGAGCTGGTGGCCTACTGCGGCTCAGGCGTGACGGCCTGTCATAACCTGTTTGCCATGGCGCTGGCCGGTTACCCGTTGGGCGCCCTGTATGCCGGCTCGTGGAGTGAGTGGATTACCGACCCCAAGCGCGAAATCGCCACCGGCGGCTGAGGCCGGGTCAGGCGTTGTCAGGTCGCGGGATAGGGATTGTCCCGCTCGTGGGCAATGCCCAGCCACAGTGGGATACGCCGCTCCAGGTAGTATTCGGGGCGGCGCAACGAACCCTCGACAAAGCCCACATGGCCGCCCTTGGCCTGTAGCTCGAATTCGATGCACGAGGCCAGTTCATCCGGCGCAGGCAGGCTGTGGGCGAACACGAACGGGTCATCGAT comes from the Pseudomonas sp. StFLB209 genome and includes:
- the coaD gene encoding pantetheine-phosphate adenylyltransferase translates to MNRVLYPGTFDPITKGHGDLVERASRLFDHVIIAVAASPKKNPLFPLEQRVELAREVTAHLPNVEVIGFSTLLAQLAKEQNANILLRGLRAVSDFEYEFQLANMNRQLAPDVESLFLTPSERYSFISSTLVREIAALGGDITKFVHPAVANALTERFKSN
- a CDS encoding coniferyl aldehyde dehydrogenase, which produces MSDTQQRLDAAFSLQRQAFAANPMPSVAQRQAWLRELAQQLKAQRQALVTAISTDFGHRSADETLLAELLPSLMGIRDARRRLKGWMKPSRRHVGLAFQPASAKVMYQPLGVVGIIVPWNYPLFLAIGPLTGALAAGNRVMLKLSESTPATGQLLKQMLAQIFPQDLVCVVLGEVEVGMAFSRLPFDHLLFTGATGIGKQVMRAAAEHLTPVTLELGGKSPAIVSRDVPLADAAQRLAFGKTLNAGQTCVAPDYVLVPRERLDGLVEALRHTVQGFYPEPTRNRDSTHIINQRQRRRLQHYVDDAIGKGAQAIVLQPQGQDGQMPLTLLLDVDDSMQVMQEEIFGPLLPVLPYDTLEQALGWINQRPRPLALYFFGYDKHEQRQVLERTHSGGVCINDTLQHVAVDDLPFGGIGPSGMGHYHGREGFLTFSKAKSVLIKPRLNTTRLIYPPYGKTLQRLIQWLFIR
- a CDS encoding sulfurtransferase, coding for MPLAQLISPRELAARLEEPGLVILDCRFALEDADYGQRSYAQGHIERSWFADLERDLSGPVSKGKTGRHPLPEPRALVERLRSWGINNDSTVVLYDDGPGAFAARAWWLLAWLGKRDGVYLLDGGLKTWHAAGLPLSLDPAGNEPGHFNGEPDNSLVLSAERLQKRLGRPTLSLIDARAEPRFRGEVEPIDPVAGHIPGAQCLAFTENLGADGCFLPAEKLRERFAAALQDRPPSELVAYCGSGVTACHNLFAMALAGYPLGALYAGSWSEWITDPKREIATGG